One segment of Mastomys coucha isolate ucsf_1 unplaced genomic scaffold, UCSF_Mcou_1 pScaffold23, whole genome shotgun sequence DNA contains the following:
- the Vsig2 gene encoding V-set and immunoglobulin domain-containing protein 2 isoform X2, with protein sequence MAWPLVWAFLCGHLLGFVCLSGGLATLKLTDLRPSDTGTYLCNVNNPPDFYTNGLGLINLTVLVPPSHPLCSQSGQTSVGGSAALRCRSSEGAPKPVYNWVRLGSSPTPPPGSMVQDEVSGQLILTNLSLTSSGTYRCVASNQMGSASCELNFSVTDSSEGRVAGTLIGVLLGVLLLSVAAFCLIRFQKERKKEPKETYGGSDLREDATAPGVFEQASMRADFSKGLLEKSPTASTVTTTKSKLSLVV encoded by the exons ATGGCCTGGCCCCTGGTCTGGGCTTTCCTTTGTGGGCACTTGCTGGGCTTCGTGTGCCTGAGTG GAGGATTGGCTACCCTGAAACTGACTGACCTCCGACCCTCAGACACTGGAACCTACCTCTGCAACGTTAACAACCCACCAGATTTCTACACCAACGGGTTGGGGTTAATTAACCTTACTGTGCTGG TGCCCCCTAGTCATCCCTTATGCAGCCAGAGTGGGCAAACCTCTGTGGGAGGTTCCGCTGCACTGAGATGCCGCTCCTCTGAGGGAGCACCCAAGCCAGTGTACAACTGGGTACGTCTTGGATCTTCTCCTACACCTCCTCCAGGTAGCATGGTTCAAG ATGAAGTGTCTGGCCAGCTCATTCTCACCAATCTCTCCCTGACCTCCTCTGGCACCTACAGATGTGTGGCCAGCAACCAGATGGGCAGTGCCTCCTGTGAGCTGAACTTCTCCGTGACTG ACTCATCTGAAGGCCGAGTGGCTGGGACTCTGATTGGGGTACTGCTGGGTGTGCTACTCCTGTCAGTCGCTGCATTCTGCCTGATCAGGTtccagaaagagaggaaaaaggagccCAAGGAGACATATGGGGGTAGTGACCTTCG GGAGGATGCCACGGCTCCTGGAGTTTTTGAGCAAGCTTCTATGAGAGCGGATTTTAGCAAAGGGCTCCTGGAGAAGTCTCCAACCGCCAGCACTGTGACCACCACCAAGTCCAAACTCTCTTTGGTTGTCTGA
- the Nrgn gene encoding neurogranin: protein MDCCTESACSKPDDDILDIPLDDPGANAAAAKIQASFRGHMARKKIKSGECGRKGPGPGGPGGAGGARGGAGGGPSGD from the coding sequence GAGAGTGCCTGCTCCAAGCCAGACGACGATATTCTAGACATCCCACTGGATGATCCCGGAGCCAACGCCGCTGCAGCCAAAATCCAGGCGAGTTTTCGGGGCCACATGGCGAGGAAGAAGATAAAGAGCGGAGAGTGTGGCCGGAAGGGCCCGGGCCCTGGGGGACCAGGCGGAGCTGGGGGCGCCAGGGGAGGCGCGGGCGGCGGCCCCAGCGGAGACTAG
- the Vsig2 gene encoding V-set and immunoglobulin domain-containing protein 2 isoform X1, translated as MAWPLVWAFLCGHLLGFVCLSGLAVEVTVPTEPLSMPMGKTAELSCSYSTSVGDNFALEWSFVQPGKPISASVPILYFTNGHLYPSGSKADRASLLHDPPTGGLATLKLTDLRPSDTGTYLCNVNNPPDFYTNGLGLINLTVLVPPSHPLCSQSGQTSVGGSAALRCRSSEGAPKPVYNWVRLGSSPTPPPGSMVQDEVSGQLILTNLSLTSSGTYRCVASNQMGSASCELNFSVTDSSEGRVAGTLIGVLLGVLLLSVAAFCLIRFQKERKKEPKETYGGSDLREDATAPGVFEQASMRADFSKGLLEKSPTASTVTTTKSKLSLVV; from the exons ATGGCCTGGCCCCTGGTCTGGGCTTTCCTTTGTGGGCACTTGCTGGGCTTCGTGTGCCTGAGTG GGCTAGCTGTGGAGGTGACTGTGCCCACTGAACCACTGAGCATGCCAATGGGCAAGACGGCTGAGCTGAGCTGCAGTTACAGTACATCGGTGGGCGACAACTttgccttggagtggagctttgTGCAGCCGGGGAAGCCCATCTCTGCGTCTGTGCCT ATTCTGTACTTCACCAATGGCCACCTGTATCCCTCTGGCTCTAAAGCAGATCGGGCTAGTCTTCTCCACGACCCACCCACAGGAGGATTGGCTACCCTGAAACTGACTGACCTCCGACCCTCAGACACTGGAACCTACCTCTGCAACGTTAACAACCCACCAGATTTCTACACCAACGGGTTGGGGTTAATTAACCTTACTGTGCTGG TGCCCCCTAGTCATCCCTTATGCAGCCAGAGTGGGCAAACCTCTGTGGGAGGTTCCGCTGCACTGAGATGCCGCTCCTCTGAGGGAGCACCCAAGCCAGTGTACAACTGGGTACGTCTTGGATCTTCTCCTACACCTCCTCCAGGTAGCATGGTTCAAG ATGAAGTGTCTGGCCAGCTCATTCTCACCAATCTCTCCCTGACCTCCTCTGGCACCTACAGATGTGTGGCCAGCAACCAGATGGGCAGTGCCTCCTGTGAGCTGAACTTCTCCGTGACTG ACTCATCTGAAGGCCGAGTGGCTGGGACTCTGATTGGGGTACTGCTGGGTGTGCTACTCCTGTCAGTCGCTGCATTCTGCCTGATCAGGTtccagaaagagaggaaaaaggagccCAAGGAGACATATGGGGGTAGTGACCTTCG GGAGGATGCCACGGCTCCTGGAGTTTTTGAGCAAGCTTCTATGAGAGCGGATTTTAGCAAAGGGCTCCTGGAGAAGTCTCCAACCGCCAGCACTGTGACCACCACCAAGTCCAAACTCTCTTTGGTTGTCTGA
- the Esam gene encoding endothelial cell-selective adhesion molecule, with product MILPAGTPETSLLRVLFLGLSTLAAFSRAQMELHVPPGLNKLEAVEGEEVVLPVWYTMAREESSSHPWEVPLLIWFLEQEGKEPNQVLSYINGAMSNKPGVALVHSISTRNVSLRLEALQEGDSGTYRCSVNVFDGEGTSMGHSIKSIELKVLVPPAPPSCSLQGVPYVGTNVTLNCKSPRSKPTAQYQWERLPPSSQVFFGPALDAVRGSLKLTNLSTAMSGVYVCKAQNRVGFAQCNVTLDVMTGSKAAVVAGAVVGTFVGLVLIAGLVLLYQRRSKTLEELPNDIKEDAIAPRTLPWTKGSDTISKNGTLSSVTSARALRPSKAAPPRPGAFTPTPSVSSQALSSPRLPRTDEPPPQAVSLTPGGVSSSALSRMGAVPVMVPAQSQAGSLV from the exons ATGATTCTTCCGGCTGGAACCCCCGAGACCAGTTTGCTGCGGGTTTTGTTCCTGGGACTGAGTACCCTTG CTGCCTTCTCACGGGCTCAGATGGAGCTGCACGTGCCCCCGGGCCTCAACAAATTGGAGGCGGTAGAGGGAGAAGAAGTGGTGCTCCCCGTCTGGTACACGATGGCCCGGGAGGAGTCGTCATCCCACCCCTGGGAGGTGCCCCTCCTGATTTGGTTTTTGGAACAAGAAGGGAAGGAACCAAACCAG GTGTTGTCTTACATTAATGGTGCCATGTCAAATAAGCCTGGAGTAGCCCTGGTCCACTCTATCTCCACGCGGAACGTGTCCCTGCGCCTGGAGGCCCTCCAGGAGGGAGACTCTGGGACCTACCGCTGTTCTGTCAATGTGTTTGATGGTGAAGGCACAAGCATGGGCCACAGCATCAAAAGCATAGAGCTCAAAGTGCTGG ttcctccagctcctccatcctGTAGTTTACAGGGTGTACCCTATGTGGGGACCAATGTGACATTGAACTGCAAGTCCCCAAGGAGTAAACCTACTGCTCAATACCAGTGGGAAAGGCTGCCCCCATCCTCCCAGGTCTTCTTTGGACCAGCCTTAG ATGCTGTCCGTGGATCTTTAAAGCTCACCAACCTTTCCACTGCCATGTCTGGAGTCTATGTCTGCAAGGCCCAAAACAGAGTGGGGTTTGCCCAGTGCAACGTGACCTTGGATGTGATGACAG GGTCCAAGGCTGCGGTGGTCGCTGGAGCAGTTGTGGGCACTTTTGTTGGGTTGGTGCTGATAGCTGGGCTGGTCCTGTTGTACCAACGCCGGAGCAAGACCCTGGAAGAGCTGCCCAATGATATCAA GGAAGACGCCATTGCTCCCAGGACCTTGCCTTGGACCAAAGGCTCAGACACAATCTCCAAGAATGGGACACTTTCTTCCGTCACCTCAGCACGAGCTCTGCGGCCATCCAAGGCTGCTCCTCCAAGACCTGGCGCATTTACTCCCACACCCAGTGTCTCTAGCCAGGCCCTGTCCTCACCAAGACTGCCCAGGACAGATGAGCCCCCACCTCAGGCAGTATCCCTGACCCCAGGTGGGGTTTCTTCTTCTGCTCTGAGCCGCATGGGTGCTGTGCCTGTGATGGTGCCTGCACAGAGTCAGGCTGGGTCTCTCGTGTGA